The sequence GCCGATCTGATGTTTTCAAACGGCCATCAATACTATCAGCTTCCCGATGAAAGAAAGGACAGAATAGACTTTACCGGAGGATTTGACTACTCGGGATTTGAAAACAGTTACCTCACCTTTGAAGTTGCCTACCGGCATCTTCTGGACATGAACCCGGAATTCGATGATACCCTCGATTACCCCAAACGCAATGTAGTCGCCTTCGGATTACGTTACCACCGGAGCTTTTTCCGTGAAAAACTCGCAACCTCTGCCTTAATTCAGCTCTACGGTTTTAACCAGGGAGGTCTGCAGCAACTGTCATGCTCTTTCTCTCCCTGGGACAACAGTCGGATCACTGCAGGAATAATGGCATTTCAGGATGGTGATAATTATATTTTTGAGCAAATTGGCAAAAATGACCGTCTCTTTCTCAAATATCACTATGCTTTTTAAACCTTTCATCTTGCCTCCCAAATCCTTCACCTCACTCTACAATCATCGAACTGTTCAATCATTAAAAAAGGGGAGCAGAGTTCCAGAATTACCACGATCCACTCTTTGGATAATGATGCAGAATTTACAAAAGAATGGTATCAAGGATAACACACCATAAACAGAGAACAAAACTACACAGTTAAAGATCATGTCAAAATATATTATTGGAATAGATACCGGTGGCACCTACACCGATGCAGTGCTTCTTGATATAGTAAACAAAAATGTACTGGCCACTGCCAAAGAACCCACGACCCATCACCGCCTCTCTCTCTCCACCGGTAAAGCATTGAAAAGTCTTCTTCAGCATTCCGGTGTGAACAAGAGTGATATATCCCGGCTGGCCCTTTCAACAACTCTTGCCACCAATGCCGTCATAGAGCAGAAAGGTGCCCGTGTTGCTGCCTTTGTTATCGGATATGTCAAACATTTCAAGCTCCCCATCACCGCCACCATATTTGTCAAAGGCGGGCATACCATAAGCGGTCAGGAAGAGGAAACACTCGATATCGACAATATCGTTGACACCATTCAAGGAATACGCAATGAAGTTGATGCCTATGCCGTCTGCTCTGCCATGTCCATGACCAACCCCAGCCATGAACTGGTGACGGAAAAAGCCATTTCCATGCTCGACCCCAAGCCGGTCTTTTGTTCCCATACCGTGAGCCAGCACACCGGCATGCGGGAACGGGCAGCCACCGCAGCACTCCACGCCAAACTGATGCCGCTCATGGAGGATTTTGTTGCCGGAGTCCAGGAGGCCATGATTGCAAATGAACTTGACTGCCCCGTTGTTCTGATCACCGGGAACGGAAGCCAGGTGTCCATAACAGATGCAGCTGAACAGGCAGGCATCACCGTGGCCAGTGGCCCAGCCTGTACTGCGGGTTTTGGTGCAGCTCAAAACGTTGATCATGCACTCGTTGTTGATGTGGGTGGCACCACCACGGACATCGCCATGGTTGAAAATGGTAAAATGCTGATTTCAGCCGATGGCTGCAAAGTGGGTGAATGGCAAACCCACATGGAAGCTGTGGATATGTTCACAGGAGGAATCGGTGGAGACAGCCATGTAATCGTCGATACCAAAGGCAAAATCAGCCTTGGTCCATCCCGCGTTATTCCTCTGGCCATGGCTGCTGGTTTTCCCGGCTGTAAAAACTGGCTGGGGCCTGATCTGAAATCCAAGTGTATTATGCTGCTACCCGAATTTGAAGATAACCAAAAAGATGATCCCATTATTTACGCCCTTGGTGCAGGACCCGCCACCGCTGCATCCATTCAGGAAAGAACCGGCTTTTCCGGGATTCCACTCAATAAACGACTGGAGCAGCTCTCCAGAAACCAGATCATTCTTGAAACCGGATTCACACCAACCGATGCTCTGCATGTACTTGGAAAGATAGATATTGGTGTTAAATCAGAGGCGAAGGATGGAGCAGAAATCCTTGGCGCACTTCTCAATATGGATGCAAAAAGTTTCTCCAAAAAGATCATCTCCATGACTGAAGACCGAATCGAGAACCTTCTCATCGATTACATCATTCATCGGTACTGGGGAAAATCACTCACCAGCTTTATTTCCACCCGCAATGATCATCCAGTCCTTGGTGTCAAATTCAGCATGAAAATCCCTTTTATTGGCATTGGTGCTGCGGCACGATACTTCCTGCCCCGCGTTGCTAAAAGGCTTGGCACAACGGTGGATTTCCCCGAATTCTGTGAAGTAGGAAATGGAGTTGGTGCCGCACTGCTTGGGAGCAATATATTACAACCATCACAAGAT comes from Desulfocapsa sulfexigens DSM 10523 and encodes:
- a CDS encoding hydantoinase/oxoprolinase N-terminal domain-containing protein, producing the protein MSKYIIGIDTGGTYTDAVLLDIVNKNVLATAKEPTTHHRLSLSTGKALKSLLQHSGVNKSDISRLALSTTLATNAVIEQKGARVAAFVIGYVKHFKLPITATIFVKGGHTISGQEEETLDIDNIVDTIQGIRNEVDAYAVCSAMSMTNPSHELVTEKAISMLDPKPVFCSHTVSQHTGMRERAATAALHAKLMPLMEDFVAGVQEAMIANELDCPVVLITGNGSQVSITDAAEQAGITVASGPACTAGFGAAQNVDHALVVDVGGTTTDIAMVENGKMLISADGCKVGEWQTHMEAVDMFTGGIGGDSHVIVDTKGKISLGPSRVIPLAMAAGFPGCKNWLGPDLKSKCIMLLPEFEDNQKDDPIIYALGAGPATAASIQERTGFSGIPLNKRLEQLSRNQIILETGFTPTDALHVLGKIDIGVKSEAKDGAEILGALLNMDAKSFSKKIISMTEDRIENLLIDYIIHRYWGKSLTSFISTRNDHPVLGVKFSMKIPFIGIGAAARYFLPRVAKRLGTTVDFPEFCEVGNGVGAALLGSNILQPSQDQ